Proteins from a genomic interval of Lolium perenne isolate Kyuss_39 chromosome 1, Kyuss_2.0, whole genome shotgun sequence:
- the LOC139835005 gene encoding uncharacterized protein: protein MNSYWREERIVREHLVCEGFAEGYSQWIFHGERGSSSENPRNFYDVQERDEGDDISDLLRDLAGGLDDDRREFEDDGATDEDNSFLLSLHKLEAESRQELYPGCKNFSKLRFLVRLLHTKMLGGWSDKSFNLLLDLLKEAYPESAIPKNYNEAKKLVKCMGLGYVSIHACENDCILFWKENANANSCPKCKASRWKSERKHADGKRVHKAPKKVLRYFPIKKRLQRLFACSRTAALARWHAEERTEDGLLRHPADSLLWKDFEDKNPKFAKDSRSIRLALATDGFNPFRSMNLSYSIWPVLMIPYNFPPNMVMKQPNFMLSLLIPGRRAPGSDIDVYFEPLVDDMLDMFLHGVRTYDASTGEFFQLYAAIICTITDFPGLGNVYACATSGEGACPECHYETCFLRLNNGSKNCYMGHRRFLHEKHPLRYDTRTFGEIESGTKPVPLSGSEIFELTKNIPSNFGKYPN from the coding sequence ATGAACTCGTACTGGAGAGAAGAAAGAATAGTTCGTGAGCACCTGGTATGTGAGGGTTTTGCCGAAGGTTATAGCCAATGGATCTTTCATGGAGAGCGTGGCTCTTCATCTGAGAATCCAAGAAATTTTTATGATGTGCAAGAGAGGGATGAGGGTGACGATATTTCTGATTTGCTAAGAGACCTAGCTGGTGGTTTAGATGATGATCGGAGAGAATTTGAAGATGATGGTGCTACAGATGAGGATAATTCTTTCTTATTATCTCTGCACAAGTTGGAAGCTGAGTCTAGACAAGAGCTATATCCTGGCTGTAAAAACTTTTCAAAGCTTCGTTTCCTAGTGAGACTTCTTCACACCAAAATGCTTGGAGGGTGGTCTGATAAAAGTTTTAATCTGCTATTAGATCTGCTCAAAGAGGCCTACCCCGAGTCAGCAATACCTAAAAACTACAATGAAGCCAAAAAACTAGTGAAATGCATGGGTCTTGGGTATGTTAGTATTCATGCATGTGAGAATGACTGCATTCTGTTTTGGAAAGAAAATGCAAATGCCAATTCATGCCCAAAATGTAAAGCCTCAAGATGGAAATCTGAAAGAAAGCATGCGGATGGGAAACGTGTCCACAAGGCTCCTAAAAAGGTTCTGCGCTACTTCCCAATAAAGAAAAGGCTTCAGAGGTTGTTTGCCTGCTCTAGGACTGCAGCTCTCGCAAGATGGCATGCAGAAGAGCGCACGGAAGATGGTTTGCTTAGGCATCCCGCAGATTCTCTTCTTTGGAAAGACTTTGAGGATAAAAATCCAAAATTTGCTAAAGATAGCCGAAGCATCAGGCTTGCACTAGCCACCGACGGTTTTAATCCCTTTCGTTCCATGAATCTCAGCTATAGCATTTGGCCTGTCCTTATGATTCCATATAACTTTCCTCCCAATATGGTTATGAAGCAACCAAATTTTATGTTATCTTTGTTGATTCCTGGCCGAAGAGCTCCTGGTAGTGATATTGATGTCTATTTCGAGCCTCTAGTTGATGATATGCTAGATATGTTTCTTCATGGTGTTAGGACCTATGATGCTTCGACTGGGGAGTTCTTTCAGTTGTATGCTGCCATAATATGCACAATTACAGATTTTCCGGGTCTTGGGAATGTGTATGCATGTGCTACATCTGGAGAAGGAGCTTGCCCTGAATGCCACTATGAAACATGTTTTCTAAGGCTGAATAATGGTAGTAAGAATTGCTACATGGGCCATCGTAGGTTCTTGCATGAAAAGCACCCTTTAAGGTATGACACACGCACATTTGGTGAAATAGAAAGTGGGACAAAACCCGTTCCACTTTCTGGTAGTGAAATCTTTGAGCTGACTAAAAATATTCCAAGCAACTTTGGGAAGTATCCTAAT